A window of Castanea sativa cultivar Marrone di Chiusa Pesio chromosome 1, ASM4071231v1 contains these coding sequences:
- the LOC142609057 gene encoding protein CUP-SHAPED COTYLEDON 3, producing MLTMEDVLRELAGEEINERGLPPGFRFHPTDEELITFYLASKVFNGAFCGVEIAEVDLNRCEPWELPDVAKMGEREWYFFSLRDRKYPTGLRTNRATGAGYWKATGKDREVYSASSGALLGMKKTLVFYKGRAPRGEKTKWVMHEYRLDGDFSYRHTCKEEWVICRIFHKAGEKKNPLFQGQSYLLEAASSPTSGSLPPLLETPTTTLLECQSQNSMQDLQNHFLINQQENDLKSLINPVVSQSHLFPINGFQVQPSLSPIPTTITSSTTVATNKNTDTTNNPSPSPLPSMLFKSLLSHQECTFKEHVTIQKQCKTEGNFSHFQLPAEANLQWMMDRTLPNTYQNQNPLLFQIDCGLLGLSALASSPTTDATVHEMSTSIAFNRAGFQLMLDTPMRIHGESWPLDA from the exons ATGTTGACAATGGAAGACGTCCTGCGTGAGCTTGCTGGGGAGGAAATAAACGAGCGGGGTTTGCCACCAGGGTTTAGGTTTCACCCAACTGATGAAGAACTTATAACCTTTTATCTGGCTTCCAAAGTGTTTAATGGAGCCTTTTGTGGTGTGGAGATTGCAGAGGTCGACCTTAATAGATGTGAGCCATGGGAGCTTCCAG ATGTGGCAAAGATGGGTGAGAGAGAGTGGTACTTCTTCAGCTTAAGAGACAGGAAGTACCCAACTGGGTTAAGAACAAACAGAGCAACCGGAGCTGGGTACTGGAAAGCAACAGGAAAAGACAGAGAAGTGTACAGTGCTTCAAGTGGAGCCCTACTTGGGATGAAGAAGACCCTTGTTTTCTACAAAGGCAGAGCCCCACGTGGCGAGAAGACCAAGTGGGTCATGCATGAGTACCGCCTTGACGGTGACTTCTCCTACCGCCACACGTGTAAG GAGGAATGGGTGATTTGCAGGATTTTCCACAAAGCTGGGGAGAAGAAAAATCCACTTTTTCAAGGACAAAGCTATCTTCTGGAAGCTGCTTCATCACCCACAAGTGGTTCCTTGCCTCCATTGCTAGAAACCCCAACTACAACTTTATTAGAATGTCAATCTCAAAACTCAATGCAGGATCtccaaaatcattttttgatCAATCAACAAGAAAATGACCTCAAAAGCCTGATAAACCCAGTTGTGTCTCAATCCCACCTATTCCCAATAAATGGATTTCAAGTCCAACCCTCCCTTTCACCCATTCCCACCACAATCACGAGCAGCACCACAGTCGCgacaaacaaaaacacagaCACCACCAACAACCCATCGCCATCACCACTACCATCGATGCTCTTCAAGTCCCTGCTCTCACATCAAGAGTGCACTTTTAAGGAACACGTGACTATTCAAAAACAGTGCAAGACAGAGGGAAACTTTTCCCATTTCCAACTACCAGCCGAAGCTAACTTGCAATGGATGATGGATAGGACTCTCCCAAACacatatcaaaatcaaaacccgtTGCTTTTTCAGATTGATTGTGGTTTGCTGGGGCTCTCAGCACTTGCTTCTTCTCCTACTACGGATGCCACTGTTCATGAGATGTCCACTTCAATTGCTTTCAACAGGGCCGGCTTTCAACTGATGTTAGACACTCCAATGAGGATCCATGGAGAATCTTGGCCCTTGGATGCTTAA